The proteins below come from a single Cololabis saira isolate AMF1-May2022 chromosome 2, fColSai1.1, whole genome shotgun sequence genomic window:
- the si:ch211-71n6.4 gene encoding para-nitrobenzyl esterase: MDEDGFEVPERAEYRYLVHEEDEEEVQYVRHRHYISPFLVLSRRCIFLICLGVLSLLALATYLGYMAQTLPPGLAQVLTDCGEFRGRHKNGAFSFKGIPYAAPPVGSLRWAAPADPVCRSGVVEASRFRSVCPQVRPMSSRGRVMGQEDCLFVNVWTPSLQRDAQLPVMVWIHGGYLHMLSGGEPGYSPTEKLAADTGIVYVSFNYRLNAFGFLALEMLREGSPRNTSGNYGFLDQIAALKWVQRNIHVFGGDPGKVTIFGQSSGGTSVWTLMMSPLAKGLFHAAVDMSGSYVYNATLKQAEADNLVFLTETGCTDPACLRGLSVKQILQAVPWQKYPSWAAEEFTDLPTPGHFIGPVAVVDGYVLEAPPFELWQKKGVYNDVPFLVGTTEQEADFSPPSVNISMWTWGDYRWFVTEKLKSFSPDLPKEALDLYPPSAVCPTTDRCPERAYTTMVSDIRVTCPNNDLARRAAAALRSPVYRYVVTHTPAGPVNVSGDLLTFPSRFSFHCLDAVAFLGGLELFLGKPLSDRDRSFQDLITKHLVSFAKTGKMEAQWPAYPEATALLSHNLTVVHNYSSTRCDLWKKNGLFAYAWMN; this comes from the exons ATGGATGAGGATGGGTTTGAGGTCCCAGAGAGGGCCGAGTACCGCTACCTGGTGcacgaggaggacgaggaggaggtgcAGTACGTCCGTCACAGGCACTACATCAGCCCCTTCCTGGTGCTGTCCAGGCGCTGCATCTTCCTCATCTGCCTCGGCGTGTTGTCTTTGCTCGCTCTCGCCACCTACCTGGGCTACATGGCCCAGACTCTGCCGCCGGGACTGGCCCAGGTGTTGACAGACTGCGGAGAGTTCAGAGGAAGACAC AAAAATGGAGCGTTCTCCTTCAAGGGTATTCCCTACGCTGCCCCACCTGTCGGCAGCCTCCGCTGGGCTGCTCCGGCTGACCCGGTGTGCAGGAGCGGGGTGGTGGAAGCCAGCCGCTTCCGCAGCGTGTGCCCTCAGGTGCGGCCCATGTCCAGCAGGGGGAGGGTGATGGGCCAGGAGGACTGTCTCTTCGTCAACGTGTGGACGCCCAGTCTGCAGCGGGACGCCCAGCTTCCCGTCATGGTCTGGATCCACGGCGGATACCTGCACATGCTCAGCGGAGGAGAGCCCGGGTACTCGCCCACGGAGAAGCTCGCCGCCGACACGGGAATAGTGTACGTCAGCTTCAACTACAGACTCAACGCTTTCGGCTTCCTGGCTCTGGAGATGCTGAGGGAAGGCTCTCCGAGGAACACGTCAG GGAATTATGGTTTCCTGGACCAGATTGCAGCTCTGAAGTGGGTCCAGAGGAACATTCATGTGTTCGGAGGAGACCCTGGGAAGGTCACCATATTTGGACAAAGCTCAG GAGGGACCTCCGTATGGACCCTGATGATGTCCCCGCTGGCCAAAGGGCTCTTCCACGCCGCAGTGGACATGAGCGGCTCGTACGTCTACAATGCTACGCTGAAACAAGCCGAGGCCGACAACCTGGTGTTTCTGACTGAAACGGGCTGCACGGACCCGGCCTGCCTCCGAGGCCTCTCCGTGAAGCAGATCCTGCAG GCCGTCCCCTGGCAGAAGTATCCGTCCTGGGCAGCAGAAGAGTTCACAGACCTCCCTACTCCAGGTCATTTCATCGGTCCAGTCGCCGTCGTGGACGGGTATGTCCTGGAGGCGCCGCCGTTCGAGCTGTGGCAGAAGAAGGGAGTTTACAACGATGTCCCTTTCCTCGTTGGTACGACGGAGCAGGAGGCCGACTTCAG TCCTCCGTCTGTGAACATCTCCATGTGGACCTGGGGGGACTATCGGTGGTTTGTGACAG AAAAACTTAAGTCCTTCAGTCCGGATCTGCCTAAAGAAGCTCTGGACCTGTATCCGCCCTCGGCCGTCTGTCCCACCACAGACCGCTGTCCAGAGAGGGCCTACACCACCATGGTGTCCGACATCAGAGTCACCTGTCCCAACAACGACCTGGCCCGGAGGGCTGCAG CGGCCCTCCGGAGTCCGGTGTACCGCTACGTGGTGACCCACACACCGGCCGGACCGGTCAACGTCTCCGGTGACCTGCTCACTTTCCCCAGCCGCTTCTCCTTCCACTGTCTGGATGCTGTGGCTTTCTTAGGAGGACTGGAGTTGTTCCTGGGAAAACCTCTCTCTGACAGAGACAGGAGCTTCCAGGATCTCATCACAAAGCACCTCGTCAGCTTTGCCAAAACAG GTAAGATGGAGGCGCAGTGGCCTGCTTACCCAGAAGCCACTGCTCTGCTGTCCCACAACCTGACGGTGGTCCACAACTACTCGTCCACTCGCTGTGACCTGTGGAAGAAGAACGGCCTGTTCGCCTATGCCTGGATGAACTGA